The Vibrio agarivorans genome window below encodes:
- a CDS encoding NAD(P)/FAD-dependent oxidoreductase: MKIAIIGSGISGLTCGYHLASEHEITVFEANDYIGGHTATKSVEVEGKRFDVDTGFIVYNDRTYPNFIKMMNEIGVKGIPTQMSFSVRNDGNGLEYNGHTVSTLFAQKRNWLSPKFYRFIYEILRFNKLAKACADVTQDDDITLGDFLSQHNFTNYFCENYILPMGAAIWSSTLADMRAFPLSFFLRFFLNHGLLDVTNRPQWYVIEGGSHAYIEPLTAAFKDNIRLNTPVSRVTRDNAGVVVESKGESERFDHVIFACHSDQALRLLGDASEVEQQVLTDMTYQANEVILHTDDALLPKRRSAWASWNYYLSGQSGEEQRLPALTYNMNILQHIEAPSTFCVSLNSSQKIDPKKILKTFIYDHPVFTTQSIAAQARKSEVSGVNNTWFCGAYWHNGFHEDGVRSALDVVKGLNDYAHERDHEQTRLGAA; the protein is encoded by the coding sequence ATGAAAATTGCCATCATAGGTAGTGGAATATCAGGGCTTACGTGTGGGTATCATTTGGCATCAGAGCATGAGATCACAGTTTTTGAAGCCAATGACTATATTGGTGGCCACACGGCGACAAAAAGTGTCGAAGTGGAGGGAAAACGCTTCGATGTAGACACGGGTTTTATTGTGTATAACGATCGCACCTACCCGAACTTCATTAAAATGATGAACGAAATCGGGGTCAAAGGGATCCCCACTCAGATGAGTTTTTCGGTGCGTAACGATGGTAACGGCTTAGAGTATAATGGACATACCGTCTCTACTTTATTTGCACAAAAGCGTAACTGGCTTTCACCGAAATTCTATCGTTTTATCTACGAAATATTGCGATTTAATAAGTTAGCGAAAGCGTGTGCGGATGTGACGCAAGATGACGATATAACGCTTGGCGACTTTTTATCGCAGCATAATTTCACTAACTATTTTTGTGAAAATTATATCCTGCCGATGGGGGCTGCTATTTGGTCGTCAACATTGGCGGACATGCGTGCTTTCCCATTATCATTCTTCCTTCGCTTCTTCTTAAATCACGGCCTACTTGATGTTACCAACAGACCACAATGGTATGTAATTGAAGGTGGCTCACATGCGTATATTGAGCCTCTAACGGCGGCCTTTAAAGATAATATTCGCCTTAATACACCAGTCAGTCGTGTGACGCGAGATAATGCCGGCGTTGTTGTTGAATCGAAGGGCGAATCAGAGCGTTTTGACCACGTTATTTTTGCTTGTCATAGCGACCAAGCACTGCGTCTACTCGGGGATGCAAGTGAGGTAGAGCAGCAGGTACTTACGGATATGACTTATCAAGCGAACGAGGTGATCCTGCACACCGATGATGCCCTTTTGCCAAAGCGCCGCTCAGCTTGGGCATCATGGAACTACTACTTATCGGGACAGTCTGGAGAAGAGCAGCGTCTTCCTGCACTGACCTACAACATGAATATCTTGCAGCATATCGAAGCGCCTTCCACTTTTTGTGTCTCCTTAAACTCATCCCAAAAGATTGACCCTAAGAAGATTCTGAAAACCTTTATCTATGATCACCCAGTGTTTACCACCCAGTCGATTGCGGCTCAAGCACGTAAGAGCGAAGTGAGTGGGGTAAACAACACCTGGTTCTGCGGTGCGTATTGGCACAACGGTTTCCACGAAGATGGTGTTCGCAGTGCACTCGATGTGGTTAAAGGTCTCAATGACTATGCTCATGAACGTGATCATGAACAAACCCGTCTTGGGGCGGCTTAG
- a CDS encoding DUF1365 domain-containing protein — protein MRSRIYVGDVRHRRFLPIEHHINYTLFMPCIDLDELDALTSSVVAFGQRWWHWARFKRSDYLGQGSLKEAVQEKVFELSGERITGRVEAVIHLRYFGVYFSPVNFYYLYDEQGSWRYLLAEVSNTPWNERHYYALPADPGQSGENWQHDKAFHVSPFNPVDQVYKWKLKPLGDKLHVHLECHKQYKAFDATMAMKQSPFSSRNLAWLLVKTPIQTVKVMWGIYWHALKLWVKGVPLYSHPKYDQQKTNKESW, from the coding sequence ATGAGAAGCCGTATCTATGTGGGGGATGTAAGGCACAGACGTTTTTTGCCAATCGAACATCACATCAACTACACCCTGTTTATGCCTTGTATTGATTTAGATGAGTTAGATGCACTGACTTCATCTGTGGTGGCATTTGGTCAACGCTGGTGGCACTGGGCTCGATTTAAGCGCAGTGATTATCTTGGACAGGGCAGTCTTAAAGAGGCGGTGCAAGAGAAAGTGTTTGAGCTATCGGGTGAACGGATAACAGGCCGTGTGGAAGCCGTGATACATCTGCGCTATTTCGGTGTCTATTTTAGCCCGGTCAATTTTTATTACCTTTATGATGAACAGGGTTCTTGGCGTTACCTGCTTGCAGAGGTGAGTAACACACCTTGGAATGAGCGCCACTACTACGCCTTGCCTGCCGATCCTGGCCAGAGCGGAGAGAACTGGCAGCATGATAAAGCGTTTCACGTTTCTCCGTTCAACCCTGTTGACCAAGTGTACAAATGGAAGCTCAAACCACTTGGAGATAAGCTCCACGTTCACTTGGAATGTCACAAGCAATACAAGGCGTTTGACGCCACGATGGCGATGAAACAAAGCCCTTTCAGTTCGAGAAACCTTGCATGGCTGTTGGTGAAAACACCGATTCAGACCGTGAAAGTGATGTGGGGTATCTATTGGCATGCACTCAAATTGTGGGTCAAAGGCGTCCCTTTATATTCTCACCCGAAATATGACCAACAAAAGACAAATAAGGAGAGTTGGTAA
- a CDS encoding SAM-dependent methyltransferase, which produces MMNATTLTFPQQMTRIDRSARQWLMGKLEALPVGHLTIVERYFEQQQVTTIGQRQDAEVTATIIINEGRFFARMLKGGSIAAGEAFMDGWWESPDLTAVMELMARNMSTLDAMETQSGWLTQMAYKVGHWLNRNTLSQSKKNIGAHYDLGNDMYELFLDKNMLYSSALYLNTFDSLEQAQINKMERLCQQLQLQPSDRVLEIGTGWGAMAIYMAQTYGCHVTTTTISEEQFAYAESEVKRLGLESQVTLIKQDYRLLEGEFDKVVSIEMIEAVGKQFLASYIAKCQSLLVKGGRFAIQAITIADQRFESYSQNVDFIQKYIFPGGFLPSVSKLAETATRRSDFVIRDVFDIGLDYAKTLNEWHERFNHQEQAIRSLGYDERFIRMWRYYLCYCEGGFKAKSISTVQMTFERPL; this is translated from the coding sequence ATGATGAATGCGACGACGTTAACTTTCCCTCAGCAGATGACACGCATTGATCGCAGTGCTCGTCAATGGTTGATGGGAAAATTAGAAGCACTCCCAGTAGGGCACTTAACCATTGTTGAGCGTTATTTCGAGCAGCAACAAGTGACCACGATTGGTCAGCGCCAAGACGCGGAGGTCACGGCTACCATCATTATTAACGAAGGACGATTTTTTGCTCGCATGTTGAAAGGCGGGAGTATTGCCGCAGGCGAGGCATTTATGGATGGTTGGTGGGAGAGCCCTGACCTCACAGCCGTGATGGAGCTCATGGCACGCAATATGAGCACGCTAGATGCTATGGAGACTCAATCTGGATGGTTGACTCAAATGGCTTATAAAGTGGGTCACTGGCTCAACCGCAACACCTTGAGTCAGTCGAAAAAGAATATTGGTGCCCACTACGATTTAGGCAATGACATGTACGAGCTGTTTTTAGACAAAAACATGCTTTATTCGTCTGCGCTCTATCTCAACACTTTTGATTCACTGGAACAGGCACAAATTAACAAAATGGAACGCCTTTGTCAGCAACTGCAACTGCAGCCGAGCGATCGTGTGCTTGAAATTGGCACAGGTTGGGGGGCGATGGCGATTTACATGGCACAGACTTATGGTTGTCATGTGACGACAACCACCATATCGGAAGAACAGTTTGCCTATGCAGAGTCTGAGGTTAAACGCTTGGGTCTTGAATCACAGGTAACGTTAATAAAACAAGACTATCGTTTGCTGGAAGGGGAATTCGATAAAGTGGTGTCGATTGAAATGATCGAGGCGGTAGGTAAGCAATTCTTAGCGTCTTACATAGCAAAGTGTCAGTCATTGCTGGTCAAAGGTGGTCGCTTTGCCATTCAAGCGATTACGATTGCCGACCAAAGGTTTGAGAGCTACAGCCAGAACGTCGACTTCATTCAAAAGTATATTTTCCCTGGCGGCTTTCTTCCGTCTGTTTCTAAACTGGCAGAGACAGCAACGAGACGCAGCGATTTTGTGATTCGTGATGTGTTTGATATAGGTTTAGATTACGCCAAGACACTCAATGAATGGCACGAGCGCTTTAACCATCAAGAGCAAGCGATTCGCAGTCTTGGTTATGATGAACGTTTTATACGTATGTGGCGCTATTACCTCTGCTATTGCGAGGGCGGTTTCAAAGCAAAAAGTATCAGTACGGTACAAATGACATTTGAGCGCCCGTTATGA
- a CDS encoding DUF2878 domain-containing protein, with amino-acid sequence MTMSLVQRYAVVIISVWFQAIWFLAVVGRESTLIVLIVTLILGGCLASRLYQIGWIGLSLLVALGFAVDTLNTFLELLQFQTPWLPVWLLCLWLAFALYAFILLPQLNRFPKWTVLCVGGLGGSLSYLAGLKFGAVTTTFSTKSFVSVLFVEWVLMLAIASLLVARFPLVQKEIRE; translated from the coding sequence ATGACTATGAGCCTCGTCCAACGCTACGCTGTTGTGATCATTTCTGTTTGGTTTCAAGCGATTTGGTTCTTAGCGGTCGTTGGGCGAGAGTCAACCTTAATAGTTCTCATCGTTACACTCATATTGGGCGGTTGTTTGGCTTCACGTTTGTACCAAATTGGCTGGATAGGCTTGAGTTTATTAGTGGCTCTTGGCTTTGCCGTTGATACATTGAATACCTTTCTCGAACTGCTTCAGTTTCAAACGCCTTGGCTGCCAGTATGGCTGCTCTGTTTATGGCTCGCTTTCGCACTCTACGCATTTATTTTACTCCCTCAACTAAACCGTTTTCCGAAATGGACCGTACTATGTGTAGGTGGGTTGGGTGGTAGCTTAAGTTATCTTGCCGGACTCAAGTTTGGAGCTGTTACTACGACATTCAGCACTAAGTCTTTTGTCAGTGTCCTCTTTGTTGAATGGGTATTAATGTTAGCAATAGCGTCACTTCTCGTTGCACGCTTTCCTCTAGTGCAAAAGGAAATAAGGGAATGA
- a CDS encoding chalcone isomerase family protein has protein sequence MRNLAVLLTLVWSCLSVAQPASLQPDLSDVEQWKRVGSADLDWLFFDVYQSNLFTPDGQYRLSHDVSPHPLALTIIYERSISSSQLVEATWDQWQKMGFKSSLFEDWLAQLETIFPNVNDGDSLMYISDGEAGVFKFKRSGSERWISVGKIDDENFSDAFLSIWLSSKTQYPKLRRQLIGMNMNTNRNN, from the coding sequence ATGAGAAATTTAGCTGTCTTACTGACACTTGTTTGGAGTTGCCTAAGTGTGGCTCAACCTGCCTCTTTACAACCCGATCTTTCTGACGTTGAACAATGGAAAAGGGTCGGGTCAGCGGATCTGGATTGGCTGTTCTTCGATGTTTATCAATCCAATCTGTTCACCCCAGACGGACAATACCGCCTTTCTCACGATGTATCACCTCACCCGCTCGCGCTGACCATCATTTATGAGCGAAGTATTTCATCCAGTCAGTTGGTGGAGGCCACTTGGGACCAATGGCAGAAAATGGGGTTTAAATCGTCTCTCTTTGAAGATTGGTTGGCTCAACTCGAGACTATTTTCCCAAATGTTAATGACGGAGACTCGCTGATGTATATCAGTGATGGGGAAGCGGGTGTCTTTAAGTTCAAGCGCAGCGGCAGTGAACGCTGGATTTCAGTGGGAAAAATTGACGATGAAAATTTCAGTGATGCGTTTCTTTCTATCTGGCTGTCATCAAAAACTCAATACCCAAAACTAAGACGCCAACTGATTGGCATGAATATGAACACGAATAGGAATAACTAA
- a CDS encoding DUF3833 domain-containing protein, with amino-acid sequence MLKRWFIASLLVLVAACSADLEDYAQTTPPFALFEFFEGETQAWGMVQDYTGKQTRRFDVKIVGSIDGDTLTLVEDFTFADGEISQRIWTIKNQGGGAYIGTADDVIGEAHGHEEGNALYWEYEMALSVDGDVYHVTFEDWMYRQDERHMFNVAVIKKFGIEVGKVTLFFVKR; translated from the coding sequence ATGCTGAAACGCTGGTTTATTGCCTCTCTACTTGTACTGGTTGCTGCCTGCAGCGCAGATTTGGAAGATTACGCTCAAACAACGCCACCTTTTGCACTGTTCGAATTTTTCGAGGGTGAGACTCAAGCTTGGGGTATGGTTCAGGATTACACCGGTAAGCAAACTCGACGTTTTGATGTGAAGATAGTGGGGTCGATTGATGGAGACACACTGACACTGGTGGAAGACTTTACGTTCGCTGACGGAGAGATCTCTCAGCGTATTTGGACCATCAAAAATCAAGGTGGTGGGGCTTACATAGGCACAGCCGATGATGTGATTGGTGAAGCTCATGGTCACGAGGAAGGCAATGCACTCTACTGGGAGTACGAAATGGCGTTGTCAGTTGATGGAGACGTTTATCATGTTACGTTTGAGGATTGGATGTATCGTCAAGATGAGCGCCATATGTTCAACGTCGCAGTGATAAAAAAATTCGGTATCGAAGTCGGGAAAGTGACCCTGTTTTTTGTTAAGCGCTAG
- a CDS encoding peptide ABC transporter substrate-binding protein: MYKNKITRALFLGAGLSLALAGCGEKPEETQAAQPKATESEAPAVQELVRGNGTEVASLDPHKTEGVPESHVIRDLLEGLVNQDADGNTIPGVAESWQTTDNKTFTFNLRKDAKWSNGDPVTAEDFVYSFKRAVDPATASPYSWYVEYTRMDNAKAIIAGEADKETLGVRAIDANTLEVTLEKPVPYFVAMMGHTTMKPVHRATVEAHGDTWTKPENFVGNGAFKISNWVVNERIELVRNDNYWDNADTKLDKVTYLPIENQVAEMNRFLSGEIHITNELPIEHFKRLQTEHPESVSVVGNLCTYYYGFNNAKAPFDDARVRQALSYAIDRDVITNIILGQGQKPAYFLTPEITAGFNPELPAYGEMTQEQRVEEAKKLLADAGFDASNPLKFNLLYNTSENHRKIATAIQSMWKKDLGVDITLENQEWKTYLDTRRQGNFDVTRAGWCGDYNEASSFLSLMQSSNSSNDPKYHNAEYDQVMEKAMLATNEADRQAAYLEAEKLLARDMPIAPIYQYVSSRLVSPSVGGFPSNNAENKIFSKDLYIK, translated from the coding sequence ATGTATAAGAATAAAATCACTCGCGCTCTATTCTTGGGTGCGGGCCTGTCACTTGCGCTTGCTGGTTGTGGTGAAAAGCCAGAAGAAACACAAGCTGCTCAACCTAAAGCAACAGAATCTGAGGCGCCAGCCGTTCAAGAACTAGTCCGTGGTAACGGTACTGAAGTTGCTTCTCTAGACCCTCACAAAACGGAAGGTGTTCCAGAGTCTCACGTAATTCGTGATCTTCTGGAAGGTCTAGTAAACCAAGATGCTGACGGTAACACTATTCCTGGTGTTGCAGAAAGCTGGCAAACGACAGACAACAAAACTTTCACTTTCAATCTACGTAAAGACGCTAAGTGGTCTAACGGTGACCCAGTTACTGCTGAAGACTTCGTATACAGCTTCAAGCGTGCTGTCGACCCTGCAACTGCCTCTCCTTATTCTTGGTATGTTGAATACACTCGTATGGACAACGCAAAAGCGATTATCGCAGGTGAAGCAGATAAAGAGACTCTAGGCGTGCGTGCTATCGACGCAAACACACTAGAAGTGACTCTTGAAAAGCCAGTTCCATACTTTGTTGCAATGATGGGCCACACAACAATGAAGCCGGTTCACCGCGCGACAGTTGAAGCTCACGGTGACACTTGGACTAAGCCTGAAAACTTTGTTGGTAACGGCGCATTTAAGATCAGCAACTGGGTAGTGAATGAGCGCATCGAGCTTGTTCGTAACGATAACTACTGGGACAACGCTGATACCAAACTAGACAAAGTGACTTACCTACCGATTGAAAACCAAGTTGCTGAGATGAACCGCTTCCTATCTGGCGAAATTCATATCACTAACGAACTGCCAATCGAGCACTTCAAACGTCTACAGACAGAGCACCCAGAATCAGTTTCTGTAGTGGGTAACCTATGTACTTACTACTACGGCTTTAACAACGCAAAAGCACCATTTGATGATGCGCGCGTTCGTCAAGCTCTATCGTACGCGATTGACCGTGATGTCATTACTAACATCATTCTAGGTCAAGGCCAGAAACCAGCTTACTTCCTAACTCCGGAAATCACTGCTGGCTTCAACCCTGAGCTACCTGCTTACGGTGAAATGACTCAAGAGCAACGTGTAGAAGAAGCGAAGAAGCTTCTTGCTGATGCGGGCTTCGATGCATCTAACCCACTGAAGTTCAACCTTCTTTACAACACGTCTGAAAACCACCGTAAGATTGCTACTGCAATCCAGTCTATGTGGAAGAAAGACCTAGGTGTTGATATCACACTAGAAAACCAAGAGTGGAAAACTTACCTAGATACTCGTCGTCAAGGTAACTTTGATGTGACTCGCGCGGGTTGGTGTGGTGACTACAACGAAGCATCTTCGTTCCTATCGCTAATGCAATCAAGCAACAGCTCTAACGATCCTAAGTACCACAATGCTGAGTACGATCAGGTTATGGAGAAAGCGATGCTAGCGACTAACGAAGCGGATCGTCAAGCTGCTTACCTAGAAGCTGAAAAGCTACTTGCTCGTGATATGCCAATTGCGCCTATCTACCAGTACGTTAGCTCACGTCTCGTTTCTCCATCGGTTGGTGGTTTCCCATCAAACAACGCTGAGAACAAGATCTTCTCGAAAGATCTTTACATCAAGTAA
- the oppB gene encoding oligopeptide ABC transporter permease OppB — protein MLKFIAKRIFEAIPTMLVLITVSFFLMRFAPGNPFSTERPLPPEVMANINAKYGLDKPVSEQYFTYLGNILRGDFGPSFKYKDFSVNELISGALPVSAKVGFAAFIFTVIMGVGVGTIAALRQNTWLDYSIMATAMLGVVMPSFVLAPVLIYLFSINLGWLPAGGWHDGGFKYMALPVLGMSLLYVATFARITRGSMIETLNSNFIRTARAKGLSYRYIIFKHALRPAMLPVVSYMGPAFVGIITGSVVIETIFGLPGIGKLFVNAAFNRDYSLVMGVTILIGFLFILFNAVVDILLAYIDPKIRY, from the coding sequence ATGCTTAAATTCATAGCGAAAAGGATCTTTGAAGCAATTCCAACCATGTTGGTATTGATCACGGTCTCTTTCTTTCTTATGCGTTTCGCACCAGGTAACCCATTTTCGACTGAGCGCCCTTTGCCGCCAGAAGTTATGGCAAACATCAACGCAAAATATGGCTTAGATAAGCCTGTCTCGGAGCAATACTTTACCTACTTAGGAAACATCCTACGCGGTGATTTTGGTCCCTCATTCAAATACAAAGATTTCTCAGTAAACGAGCTGATTTCAGGCGCATTGCCTGTGTCTGCAAAGGTTGGTTTTGCTGCCTTTATCTTTACCGTCATTATGGGGGTAGGGGTCGGCACCATTGCGGCGCTGCGGCAAAATACCTGGCTCGATTACAGTATTATGGCGACCGCCATGCTCGGGGTGGTGATGCCATCCTTCGTGTTGGCACCTGTTCTGATTTATCTCTTCTCAATTAATCTTGGTTGGCTGCCTGCTGGTGGTTGGCATGACGGTGGCTTTAAGTATATGGCGTTGCCAGTACTTGGTATGTCACTGTTGTATGTGGCGACCTTTGCCCGTATTACACGTGGTTCGATGATTGAGACGTTAAACAGTAACTTTATCCGCACCGCTCGCGCGAAAGGTTTGAGCTACCGTTACATCATTTTCAAACATGCATTGCGCCCAGCGATGCTGCCAGTGGTTTCTTACATGGGCCCTGCGTTTGTCGGCATCATCACAGGCTCAGTGGTTATTGAAACCATCTTTGGTTTACCGGGTATCGGTAAGCTGTTCGTTAATGCTGCCTTTAACCGTGATTACTCATTGGTTATGGGGGTCACTATCCTAATTGGCTTCTTGTTTATTCTGTTCAACGCCGTGGTTGATATTCTTCTGGCGTACATCGATCCGAAGATTCGCTACTAG
- the oppC gene encoding oligopeptide ABC transporter permease OppC gives MLTKKENLDAIEKFSENLEIEGRSLWQDARIRFMRNKAAMASLVVLTIMTLSVIFLPMFAQYSFDDTDWYAIHSAPSWSHFFGTDALGRDLYVRTLVGGRISLMVGVMGALVAVLIGTLYGAASGFIGGKVDRVMMRILEILYAVPFMFLVIVLVTIFGRNIVLIFVAIGAIAWLDMARIVRGQTLSLRSKEFIEAAHVCGVSKWNIITRHIVPNVLGIVAVYSTLLIPSMILTESFLSFLGLGVQEPMTSWGALLQEGANTMEVAIWQLAFPAAFMVVTLFCFNYVGDGLRDALDPKDR, from the coding sequence ATGTTAACGAAAAAAGAAAATTTAGATGCGATCGAGAAGTTCTCTGAGAACCTAGAGATTGAAGGTCGCAGTTTATGGCAAGACGCACGCATTCGCTTTATGCGCAATAAAGCGGCGATGGCGAGCCTTGTTGTCCTTACGATTATGACATTGTCGGTGATTTTTCTGCCAATGTTTGCGCAGTACAGCTTTGATGATACCGATTGGTACGCGATCCACTCTGCACCATCTTGGTCGCACTTCTTTGGCACAGACGCTCTTGGTCGAGACCTATATGTTCGTACTCTTGTTGGCGGCCGTATCTCGCTGATGGTGGGTGTCATGGGCGCACTTGTTGCGGTTTTGATTGGTACGCTCTACGGTGCGGCTTCAGGCTTTATCGGTGGTAAAGTTGACCGCGTGATGATGCGTATTCTAGAGATCTTATACGCCGTACCATTTATGTTCTTGGTTATCGTTTTGGTGACGATCTTTGGTCGTAATATCGTGCTGATCTTTGTTGCTATCGGTGCGATTGCTTGGCTGGATATGGCGCGTATCGTGCGTGGTCAGACGCTGAGCTTACGTAGTAAAGAGTTCATTGAAGCAGCACACGTGTGTGGTGTGAGTAAGTGGAATATTATTACTCGTCATATTGTTCCAAACGTATTAGGTATCGTTGCGGTTTACTCTACGCTATTGATTCCAAGCATGATTTTGACTGAATCATTCCTTTCTTTCCTTGGTCTGGGTGTTCAAGAGCCGATGACAAGTTGGGGCGCATTGCTCCAAGAGGGCGCGAACACGATGGAAGTGGCTATCTGGCAGCTGGCGTTCCCAGCGGCATTTATGGTAGTGACACTTTTCTGCTTTAACTATGTCGGTGATGGTCTGCGTGACGCGCTAGATCCAAAAGACCGTTAA
- a CDS encoding ABC transporter ATP-binding protein, with protein MSLLDVKDLRVEFTTQDGIVTAVNDLNFSLNQGETLGIVGESGSGKSQTVFAIMGLLAKNGIISGSAKFEGNEILNLPEKALNKVRAEQIAMIFQDPMTSLNPYMKVSDQLMEVLMLHKGMGKAEAFEESVRMLEAVKIPEARKRITMYPHEFSGGMRQRVMIAMALLCRPKLLIADEPTTALDVTVQAQIMDLLNELKSEFNTAIIMITHDLGVVAGSCDKVLVMYAGRTMEYGTVDDIFYNPSHPYAEGLLKAIPRLDTEGEILPTIPGNPPNLLRLPPGCPYQERCHRVTDRCKREAPILTPFGDNRHRACFSDWEAWAK; from the coding sequence ATGAGCTTACTAGACGTAAAAGATCTGCGCGTTGAGTTTACGACTCAAGACGGTATTGTTACCGCAGTGAATGATCTAAATTTCTCACTTAATCAGGGTGAGACACTCGGTATCGTAGGTGAATCTGGTTCAGGTAAATCACAAACGGTATTTGCTATCATGGGGTTGCTGGCGAAAAACGGCATCATTTCAGGTAGTGCAAAATTTGAAGGTAACGAGATTCTAAACCTTCCAGAAAAAGCGTTAAATAAGGTTCGTGCGGAACAGATCGCAATGATCTTCCAAGACCCAATGACGTCTCTAAACCCATACATGAAAGTTAGCGATCAGCTGATGGAAGTGTTGATGCTACATAAAGGCATGGGTAAAGCAGAAGCGTTTGAAGAGTCTGTACGCATGCTCGAAGCGGTAAAAATTCCTGAGGCGCGTAAACGTATCACTATGTATCCGCATGAGTTTTCTGGCGGTATGCGTCAGCGCGTCATGATCGCAATGGCGCTGCTTTGTCGTCCTAAGCTCCTGATTGCAGATGAACCGACCACGGCACTAGACGTGACGGTGCAAGCACAGATCATGGACCTATTGAACGAGCTGAAATCTGAATTCAATACGGCGATCATTATGATCACCCACGATTTAGGTGTTGTTGCGGGATCGTGCGACAAGGTATTGGTGATGTACGCAGGTCGTACGATGGAGTATGGCACGGTTGACGATATCTTCTACAACCCAAGCCACCCATATGCTGAAGGCCTATTAAAAGCTATCCCTCGCTTGGATACGGAAGGTGAAATTCTGCCTACTATCCCAGGCAATCCACCAAACTTACTTCGTTTGCCACCAGGCTGCCCTTATCAAGAGCGTTGTCACCGTGTGACAGACCGTTGTAAGCGTGAAGCACCGATTCTGACGCCGTTTGGCGACAACCGTCACCGTGCATGTTTTTCTGATTGGGAGGCTTGGGCAAAATGA
- the oppF gene encoding murein tripeptide/oligopeptide ABC transporter ATP binding protein OppF — translation MSVEKKLLLDVKDLKVHFSIASKSAWPWSKPANLKAVDGVDVRLYEGETLGVVGESGCGKSTFARAIIGLVEATEGEVVWLGQDVIKMKEVERRNTRKEMQMIFQDPLASLNPRMTVGDIIAEPLRTFFPQLSKEEVKDRVKEMMMKVGLLPNVINRYPHEFSGGQCQRIGIARALILNPKMIICDEPVSALDVSIQAQVVNLLKELQKELGLSLVFIAHDLSVVKHISDRVLVMYLGNAVELGEAEALFADPKHPYTRALMSAVPIPDPKLERAKKIEMLEGDLPSPINPPSGCVFRTRCPQATDECAQRKPTIQGNDTHAVSCLHVVV, via the coding sequence ATGAGCGTAGAAAAGAAATTACTGTTAGATGTAAAAGACCTTAAAGTTCACTTTAGCATTGCCTCTAAATCGGCTTGGCCTTGGTCTAAGCCAGCGAACCTTAAAGCGGTAGATGGTGTTGATGTTCGCCTTTATGAAGGTGAGACATTAGGCGTTGTTGGAGAGTCTGGATGTGGTAAATCGACTTTCGCCCGCGCAATTATCGGCTTGGTCGAAGCGACTGAGGGCGAGGTTGTTTGGCTTGGCCAAGACGTGATAAAAATGAAAGAGGTGGAACGTCGTAATACTCGTAAAGAGATGCAGATGATCTTCCAAGACCCGTTGGCATCACTTAACCCGCGTATGACAGTTGGTGATATTATCGCTGAGCCACTGCGTACTTTCTTCCCGCAATTGTCGAAAGAAGAAGTAAAAGATCGCGTTAAAGAGATGATGATGAAAGTAGGTCTGCTACCTAACGTTATCAACCGCTACCCACATGAGTTCTCCGGTGGTCAGTGCCAGCGTATCGGTATTGCGCGTGCTTTGATTCTTAACCCAAAGATGATTATTTGTGATGAGCCGGTTTCTGCACTGGATGTATCGATTCAGGCACAGGTGGTGAACCTGCTAAAAGAGCTACAAAAAGAGCTTGGCCTGTCGCTAGTCTTCATTGCTCATGACCTTTCTGTTGTAAAACACATCTCGGATCGTGTACTGGTTATGTACCTAGGTAATGCAGTGGAGCTTGGTGAAGCTGAAGCCCTATTTGCTGACCCTAAACACCCTTACACAAGGGCATTGATGTCTGCCGTGCCAATCCCAGATCCAAAGCTTGAGCGCGCGAAGAAGATAGAGATGCTGGAAGGCGACCTTCCTTCACCTATCAACCCGCCTTCAGGTTGTGTTTTCCGTACGCGTTGCCCACAAGCAACCGACGAGTGCGCACAACGCAAACCGACCATTCAAGGTAACGACACCCACGCTGTGTCTTGCTTACACGTCGTAGTGTAA